The Camelus dromedarius isolate mCamDro1 chromosome 23, mCamDro1.pat, whole genome shotgun sequence nucleotide sequence CCAGAATACAGACCAGCACCAGCAGGGCAATGCCCCAGCCAGGTACCCCAGACCCAGactgggcagaggaaggaagtgaCACATCAGTCACTAAAAGGAAAAGCAGTGGTTAGGGCAGTCTCCCAAAGGAGGTGGCCCTCCCCCTACTAGCGCCAAGTGCAAAAGCAGGAACCCAGCTGCTGGAGGAACCCTGGCCACATGGTGCTGGATGGCAGCTGGGGAAGTGGCCTCACCGCTGAGTCTTGAGATGGTCAGGTTATATTTGGTTGCTTGTGCTATAATCCAAGGATACTCTGTGTTCAGGTAGTTGGCATCAATGATATCTTCTCGGAGGACGAGAATTAATTCTACCACCACAGATCCTGGGCTGGTAACAGAGAAATGGGCAACTCAGCCATGGGTCCCAGCTTCTGGATCAGCGCATCCCCCACTACCCAACCACAAGTACCCGAGTCCCTCCCCACAGTCATGACAACATCCACCCATCCCACACAGAGTCCATATGCCCCAGAACTGTACCTGAACTTGACATATGAGAAGCCCAGGAAATTCCCATCAAAAAGCTGCGAAAACTGGGATGAGAAGGAAATGACTAAGGTTTGATGCAAGGGGTCTGAAGAGTTCTGAAGGCTGCTTCAGGGGAGCATGGTGGAGGAAAGGCAGCTACTCACCCATTCAGAAATGTTTCTCTGCAGTGCCTGGTAGTATGGGGTGCTGGAATTTTCCAGGGAAAAATCAAACTGGTGGTTTATAATGTGAAAAGACAGGAAGTACAGGAAGACACTACCAGTCAACTGCTGAGAAGTTGTAGCAATGGAGGTGGGAGATACTATGCTATGGTTAGTGCTGCTAGTAATTGTTTCCATAATGTGACTGGTAGGAGTGGTGGGAATATCAGAGTGGTTGCTGGGAGCTGAGGATGGGGTCACGATGTCGTCTGGGGTCACGATAGCCTTGGAAGAGGTGCTCTCATGTGCACCTGGAGTGACAACTGAGCttgaggcagggctgggagttgGAGATGAGGTGTCATTGGTGGTCAGGGATGAGCTGTCATTGTAGAATGGAGTGGTGACCGAGCCTTGGGCAGGGCTGTGGGTGAAGGCTAAGCTGCTGGTTGTGTTCACAGCACTGCTGTCAGTGACGCTGGACGCTGGGCTGCTTTGACTACTCGAAGCCTGTATATTTCCACTTGTATAGTCAGAGGTTGTAAAAACTGCTGTCGGCGTAGTACTGCTAGCAGCTATAAGAAGTTGAGGTTACAGAGTTGGGTTGCGGGACAAATCAGCACAAGGAGAAAATACATTCTCTGGCATCTAGAGAAGTAATGCCAGAAGGATTTGGGGAGTGGGCCCCTAGGTCagcccttctcctccttccttgctggcagcctccctctctcttcccacatCCCTCCTAAGATTTACCTCTCCTGACTCCACCACCACCCTGTCCCCTACATTTGACCCACTCTCCTGGGGGGCTGTCTCTTCGCAGCCTGTCTTTAGCTTCTCTCCTTTATTCTTtatcctgggccaggccacacttGTCTGCAACTGCTACCTCTTTAGGTGCCATCTCCCAGGAAGCAAAACCCACAGAAAGGTTGGGAAGACCATAGAAGcaaggcagccccctcccccacctcatgcCCCTCACCTGTAAGCACTGGGAATagcagcaggaagaagaaaggggcCTGGATGTCCCGTGTCATGGTGGTggtgaggtggtggggagggggcaggacagACTCTGGCAGGCGCTGCGCATGAGGCGGAGCAGGCACAGGCGCCTGCTGCTTTATACCGGTCCCCCTCCCGCCCTAGGCTCAGCTAGAACAGGTGACAGGTGACAAAACTCCACCCACTCCCCCTTTCCCTACCTCCTAccgcttcctcctcctccccaaccaTTCCTGGCCCTCAAATAGGGTACGTGGGCTCCAATCACTCCACCCTCTGACAACCAGTTTCTTCTCCAACTGGCCTCCCGCTTTCACCGACCACTCCATGGCTCCAGAAGATAGTGGAGGGATTCTGGAAGCTGAGTCCCCAGGGCTCTAGTTTTAGCCCCAGGACAACAGCCTTGGTGAGAAGTAACAGGGAAAGTGGGCTAGGTCAAGGTCCTGGACAGTGAGGTGGGGAAAGCTCAACCTCAGGTCCCCTACACCATTGCCCCATTCTCACTAGGTCCCTTGAAGTCCCACTCCAGGGAGCTGAGAAAAAAGGGGAAGGCTTGATACAGCGTCAAGTAGGTGCTAGTTTtggagcccctccccccaccacttccCGGAATAGCTTCATCCTTCTAACCGCTCCCTGTCCCGCCGCACACACGGTTCTACTCCGAAACCCGCAGTCCCCGCCCCTGCCGGATTTTCCAGCAGCCTGAGTTCCTTCCTTGGCTTTCACccgagaaggaggggagggaagaaatttccacttaagaaaggaagaaatctgAGTTCCGCCAATCCCCAGGGTCTTTCCATTCCAGTCCTCCACCTTGTAGCTGCGGCCAGCCGGCCTCGCTGGCCGGGCTCTCCTGCCCTCTAGCGTTCACCCAGAGCCTCACCGGGCCCGCCGGAGCGGGCTGAGGGGCTGCGCCCGTCCAGAGAGAGGATGTCGGGTGGCGCTGCCTAAGTGTGGGTagagagaggctggggagagcAGAGTCTGGGCCAGAAGAGTCAGTGGCTtggacagagaagggaaggaacacACTATATCATTGATACATCGAGGGGCTGGGAGCTTTAGGAGGGGACTCTGAGGCGCGCGGGGGCGGTGTCCGGAGGAAATGGAGCTAAAGTGGGTGGCGTCCTGAGTTACGTGGAAGGGGGACCGAGGTATTTGGGCGAGGACATTGGAATGTGGGAGGGGGAATGAGACAGGTTAGTTACGTATTTAGGAGGCAGAGTAGGTAGGGCGACAGAATGGTATTCGGGAGCACAGAACTATCCTTTGGATAGCAGAGTGTTATTTAGCACAGGTAGGCACATGGTGGGGGAACAGTAAATTGTATATGTGAGTGCGTAATTTGGGAAGGCCGAGAGTTATTTTGAAGATCAAAAACATGTGGGACCAAGGACGTATTCGGGGCCACAACCGCACGTGGAGCTTAGGATATCCGACCCCATCCGCAAGTCCTGGGTTGAGGTCTAGGCCGACGGAAGCAATTACGTCCGCATTGGGAAACAGTTCTTAGCCCCAAATAATTCAGACTGAGAAATGAACTTTAAGAACACTTCGGTGCCGGGGTATTGGAGGGAAGCCTGGGGAGGACAGGGACCACAGCCCCGAGCACACGCTGCTCTGCGGGGCTGGTGCGGCTTTGTGCAGCAGCCTGACCCAGGGCGGGCGCGGAGCGGGGGACGTTTACGTCAGTGCGCCCAGGCCCAGGCCGTTGAGGCAGGGAAGCACCCGCCCCCCCAACCCACGGGATAGAGAAAGCGCGAGTATCtaggtgggcggccccaaaacttcaACCCCCGCCGTTGCCAGGCAATAGCCATTCAGTTCGGTTGCTGGGACACGCGTCACCATGGCGACGGCTCCGCGCCGCGCAGTCTTGAGTATTTAAAGAGCAAGCGCGCGCAACGCCCGGGCGTCAGAAAGTGGCCTTCCGGGATACCACggtctccccttcttcctttccccctcccccttacCATCCCTTCAACCTCTTCCGAGCGCCAAGCCTTTCTGGCCTCCAAAGTGAACCCAACTCCCCAGCGCGTCCCCGGTTCTCGGGCTGGTCCGGCTTCAACCGGTGGGGAGCGGGATCCCGGGCCCCGGGCGGGCGGGAGGGACGGGACGCGGTGCAGTGTTGTTCTTTCCCCCGCCAATATTGCACTCGTCCCGGCCTCCGGCCCCCCCGGCCCCCCGGCCTCCCCCTCACCCCGAGCGGGGCAGTCCCAGCCCTCCTGGCTGTCGATCCCGGCTGTTCTTAGACTGGAGTGTCGCCGCTGCCACCGTGAGTAAGTGGAGCTGGGAGGACTTTTGTCATCCTTCTACCAGCaccccatccttcacctaaccCCTCCTCCGCGTCCTTCACCTAACCCCTATCCAGCACCTTCCTCACCGTGCCCCAAACTCAGCCAAACTTCCTCTAGATTTCTCACTTCCATTCTACTAGCCCTCTTCCCTACCCACCTCAGGTTTCTTTCCTGCTCCCCACtctatcccagaaaaatctctaaaataaGTAATTGCACTGGCTTAGAAAACAACTGGAACTTTATGGCAATGTGCTGTTATCTTTCCTGGGGTTAGTGCCTGAGAAATACCCCTTGAAATACCCCCTGATCAGTGGGGTCACCAACCCTCAGGGGCTGAACTCCTGGTGGGTACCAGAGGAGGGTCTGTATTTGGCTGAGGAGCTGTAGATTAGACCCCAGGGTCTCCAGAATGGACCCCAAGGCCAGAGTCTAAAATCAGGATTCGGAATCCGGTGGCCACCTTGTCACACTCTTCCCTGGAGCAGCTGCCTCCGGAATGGCTCAAAGTCCTCGGGCACTGTGTCTGAGGAAGGAGATGTGATTAGGGTCAGAAGATGTGACTCTCCCATGAGGGCATGAGAGGTCAGGCTGATCTTCTAAAGCCTCACCATTGCATCGATACTGGAGATTGGACCAAATGATGTTTTCTTGGGAGAAGCAGAATACACCAAGACGCCCCCCTCTCATGGATGTGTCAATGATCACCCCAGAATCCGCCACTAGCTGGGGCCCCTCATAAAGCTTCACCCTGTCCAGGATAGGGGTGTCCATTGGTGCTATGGTGCCAGTGGGCACTATGCCACCATGCCCCAGCCCAGCTCATCCCCAACCGGCCTTTGGGCTCACCAggccagagagagaagggaggtgggtaacagggaggagggaaaggggagggaagggggtgctTTTCTCAGGCCTAGGGCCCCTGGTCTTTGTCCGGCCCCCTTTGCATCTCAAAGCAGCAGCCGCATTCCAAGCGAGGATTGGGTTGCCATGACGATGAGCACAAAGGGCTGGGGGGTGAAGTCACCCGCTTCCCAGGCTCTAGTCCACCCCCCCATCCCCTGCCTTGGCGCCCCACAGCCCCAGGCACCTTAAAGGGGAACCAACTCAAGTCCCTGCACTCTGGGCTCCTGACcatttcccctcccttccctgtcatCCCCACCAACTAGGAAATGCAAACTTGTGGACAGAGTGCTGAACTGAGGGGCCTGGCTCGGCTACCAAGGCAGGCATGGAGTCTGGGCCTCGGTTAGCTCTTCTGTAAATGAGGATCCCTTCCAGGTCAGACACTTTGATGAGGCAGGTTCTGGGCTGTACCAGTGACAGGGCCCGATGTAATGTGCCTTCCACAGGCTGCTGGGGGTAAGAGGCTTCCAGAggcaccctcattttacagaggggaaaatgAAGCACAAAAAAAGGACTCGCCCAACATTGTCTACAGGTTCTTGGCAGCACCACAGCCCAGGCTGCCTTATGTTAGGAGGAAAGCAGGGCCAGAGTAGTGAGTCTGCAGTGAGAGGGGAGACGGGGAGAAGGGGTCCCAGTCCAGGCCCGTGGCACCAAGGCACTGAGGACAGGGGACGTCACTGGGGAATCCCAGCTAAAGGTGAAGGCAATGCCGGGCCTGGGGTCCCTCGGGAGGGCTCAGCTCCTCCCCTCACCGAATATAGCCAACTTGAGGCCGGTGCAGCAGCTGCCAGCGGTAAGAGGTCTTGTCACGCCAGCCCACATTTCGTGGGTCGGTCCACAGCAGTCGTACCTGATCAGGGGTGTGGCCAGTGTGCCACAGGGCATTCCTGAGGTGCTCGCCTGGGCCAGACACTGATGTTACGGCCTACGGGGCATCAGCAAAGACAGTGGGTCAACCACAGGCTCCGAATTAGGGAAGACAACGGGTCGGTAAGTGCGGGTGGAAAAGGAAGTCAGGAGAATATTCTGGAGGCCCAGGGAGCCAACCTCCTGGGCAGATGTCTGGGTAAGAGGGTTCCCACTGAGGCAGTGGGGGAGGCCCCAGGGGTTGGTGGGAGAGGCTTCGGGAAAGGGCCCTGGCTTGGGGAATCTGGGCAGTGTGGGACCTTGAGCTGCAGCCCGGGCTGGGCAACAGCCCGGAAGGGTGTGGCCTGCCAGTAGGTCTGCTCCGTTTGCTTCCACATGACCACGTAGAAGCGGCCGCTGTCCTGATAGCTGAAGAGAAAGCCTGCGTAGTCATCGTCAGTCACTGTGTTCACGTGGAAGGTGCCTTCAAAGTCCACACCATTGAAGGCTGTGTATCCTGGGGGCAGGCGGGTGGGCGGGAtcaggggcaggggcagcaaaGCAGCTGGTGGCCCACTGCGGGGTGCGGGTAGGGAGGGATGCCTGCTGTATGTATGACTAGCTTGCCCCCCATCCTCTGCCTACAGGATCCC carries:
- the MUC1 gene encoding mucin-1 isoform X2, which translates into the protein MTRDIQAPFFFLLLFPVLTAASSTTPTAVFTTSDYTSGNIQASSSQSSPASSVTDSSAVNTTSSLAFTHSPAQGSVTTPFYNDSSSLTTNDTSSPTPSPASSSVVTPGAHESTSSKAIVTPDDIVTPSSAPSNHSDIPTTPTSHIMETITSSTNHSIVSPTSIATTSQQLTGSVFLYFLSFHIINHQFDFSLENSSTPYYQALQRNISEWFSQLFDGNFLGFSYVKFSPGSVVVELILVLREDIIDANYLNTEYPWIIAQATKYNLTISRLSVTDVSLPSSAQSGSGVPGWGIALLVLVCILVALAIIYVIAMVSAGNGGSNLSYTNLAATSPNL
- the MUC1 gene encoding mucin-1 isoform X1, producing MTRDIQAPFFFLLLFPVLTAASSTTPTAVFTTSDYTSGNIQASSSQSSPASSVTDSSAVNTTSSLAFTHSPAQGSVTTPFYNDSSSLTTNDTSSPTPSPASSSVVTPGAHESTSSKAIVTPDDIVTPSSAPSNHSDIPTTPTSHIMETITSSTNHSIVSPTSIATTSQQLTGSVFLYFLSFHIINHQFDFSLENSSTPYYQALQRNISEWFSQLFDGNFLGFSYVKFSPGSVVVELILVLREDIIDANYLNTEYPWIIAQATKYNLTISRLSVTDVSLPSSAQSGSGVPGWGIALLVLVCILVALAIIYVIAMTVCHWQRKNYGQLDVFSTGDAYHPMSEYPTYHTHGRYVPPGNAKRSPYEEVSAGNGGSNLSYTNLAATSPNL